The stretch of DNA GTAACAGCCAAGAAAAGAACCGCAGCAAAAGCATCTGCTAACCGTGATAGACGTTTTGCAACCGGTGTTGATGTTGGTGACGCACCAATGCTTAAAAAGCCTAAATCTAAACTGCAAGATACTCCTGAAGATTAGATTTAGCCTAAGTTAAGGCTGTTGATTAAACGCTGTGATGGTTATCTATCCCAGCGTTTTTTATTTTCTGTGCTTCATCGATAACATTACTTAGCGGTTTTCTCTTGCCAGTTTTTATCTGCACGTTCTATATAAACCGCCGTATCGTTAAGCCAAGTTTCTCTGACCCCAAGACTATAGTTTAGATACAGCTTATTATTCAAAATAGTAAACGCATTTGGATCGGTATCCACCACAAACCCTTTAGACATACCATAAGCGCAATAGCCACCATATTGTGGCACGTAGTACTGCTGATCTTGCTCGAACATTATTTTATTTTGCTCGCTGCTAAAGAGCCACTCTACATTGTTGTACTGACTACTATATTCTACTTTGCCTGTAACAGGCTGTTGCTCGGAAAAATAAGCGACTACATCGTAACCATTCACCGCCACGCCTTTATCCTGAAACGTCGGCTCTCCACCTAAGCTTGTGCACCCCACTAAGACAAAACTCAATAATAGTACCGTCAATTTAAAAAAGGGGCTGATAAAATCTGTTTTCATAAAACCTAGCTTCATAGCAATGTCCTCTTTCCCCTAAGGGAGTCACTGTGTCTTTTGTATAAGACCGAATTACCGCTCGGTGTATTTCATAGCACTGACTTCAGATTAATTTTGTTTGAATGTCATACAACAATAGGAAATTTATTTTCAATTGCTAACGCTAAACGCTGACCAGTGACAAAAATAACGCTACAATATGCGCAATATTGTTATTTCGAAGGTTTATCATGAAAGTTTGTGGCGTAGAGTTAAAAGGTGGCGAAGCCATCATCAGTTTATTAAGTTATGAAGGCGAAACTTACAATGTGCCTGATTGCCGTCAGAAATCATTCGCTATTTCAAACTCAGCACAAACTGACGCTATTCGTGAGTTTCACTTTGCATTTAGTAAACTTTTAGAAGACTACCGTGTAGATGAAGTCGTCATCATTGAGCGTGAGCAAAAAGGTAAAGGCGCTGGTAGCGTCACAAGCTTTAAGCTCGAAGCTGTGATTCAAGTGATTGGCGTTCCGGTAACGTTTATTTCTCCAGTCACGATTAAAGCACAACTAAAGCGTAACCCGCCACAAGTTGACTTTGAAGGGCTAGACCTAAAGCGTTTTCAACGAAATGCTTTTGATGCTGCTTACGCATCTCACAACTGCACCATCTTCAAAAGAGAAGAA from Shewanella sp. Choline-02u-19 encodes:
- a CDS encoding YHS domain-containing (seleno)protein, with the protein product MKLGFMKTDFISPFFKLTVLLLSFVLVGCTSLGGEPTFQDKGVAVNGYDVVAYFSEQQPVTGKVEYSSQYNNVEWLFSSEQNKIMFEQDQQYYVPQYGGYCAYGMSKGFVVDTDPNAFTILNNKLYLNYSLGVRETWLNDTAVYIERADKNWQEKTAK
- a CDS encoding DUF3010 family protein — its product is MKVCGVELKGGEAIISLLSYEGETYNVPDCRQKSFAISNSAQTDAIREFHFAFSKLLEDYRVDEVVIIEREQKGKGAGSVTSFKLEAVIQVIGVPVTFISPVTIKAQLKRNPPQVDFEGLDLKRFQRNAFDAAYASHNCTIFKREED